The proteins below are encoded in one region of Apodemus sylvaticus chromosome 13, mApoSyl1.1, whole genome shotgun sequence:
- the Cabyr gene encoding calcium-binding tyrosine phosphorylation-regulated protein, with the protein MISSKPRLVVPYGLKTLLEGVSRAILKTNPTNITQFAAVYFKELIVFREGNSSLDIKDLIKQFHQMKVEKWAEGVTVEKRECIKEPIKTPPVSCEPTRMEKSTDTEEDNVAGPLFSNKTTQFPSVHAEVQPEETSEGAWGPCDKPTTPKTTTPPTSPPPAPVSAEYAYVPADPAQFAAQMLGNVPCTYSEVLMVDVATSTPAVPQDVLSAEFAEEVVLSAPLVCSGETVEVQVVSQTAAQVVVGPISEAEPPKASSAPLQGEQEPPAYDEAPDTQVTSACRISSIYNDVPVNEGVVYVEQIPGYIVIPFTDQVACVKEIEQSPPGSPKPVEPKTKISIESLKNVQVENSQHKSSVHMEAEATVLLSNSALDGQPEVPAEPLDAEGFLKVASENSLHLEVETVTINPDDPGQEESGGNAAPHSSGDPFPPAPGGLTEPEMQADGEAALQQV; encoded by the exons ATGATTTCTTCAAAGCCCAGACTTGTTGTACCCTATGGCCTCAAGACTCTGCTTGAGGGAGTTAGCAGAGCCATTCTCAAAACCAATCCAACAAACATCACCCAGTTTGCAGctgtttattttaaagaactCATTGTATTTAGAGAAG GGAATTCGTCTCTGGATATAAAAGATCTCATTAAACAGTTTCACCAGATGAAAG TAGAGAAATGGGCAGAAGGAGTGACAGTGGAGAAGAGAGAATGTATCAAGGAACCCATAAAAACACCTCCAGTTTCCTGCGAGCCTACACGGATGGAGAAGTCCACAGACACGGAGGAGGACAATGTAGCTGGACCACTATTTAGCAACAAAACCACTCAGTTTCCATCAGTTCATGCTGAGGTACAGCCTGAGGAGACAAGTGAAGGAGCTTGGGGTCCTTGTGACAAACCAACTACTCCCAAGACGACCACCCCACCCACATCACCACCTCCAGCGCCTGTCTCTGCCGAGTATGCCTATGTCCCGGCTGACCCAGCTCAGTTTGCTGCTCAGATGTTAGGTAATGTTCCATGTACTTATTCTGAAGTTTTAATGGTGGACGTGGCAACAAGTACGCCTGCTGTTCCCCAGGACGTACTGAGTGCAGAGTTTGCTGAAGAAGTCGTGCTGTCTGCTCCTCTGGTGTGTTCTGGAGAGACGGTAGAAGTGCAGGTTGTGAGCCAAACAGCTGCGCAGGTAGTTGTGGGTCCTATTTCTGAGGCTGAACCACCAAAGGCTTCCTCAGCCCCCTTGCAGGGTGAACAAGAACCTCCTGCTTATGACGAAGCTCCTGACACTCAGGTTACATCAGCCTGTCGTATATCATCCATATATAACGATGTGCCTGTCAATGAAGGAGTTGTCTATGTTGAGCAGATACCGGGATACATAGTCATCCCTTTTACTGATCAAGTTGCTTGTGTTAAAGAAATTGAGCAGTCACCACCAGGTAGTCCCAAACctgtagaacccaagactaaaATATCTATAGAGTCTCTGAAAAATGTACAGGTGGAGAATTCCCAGCACAAGTCCTCAGTACATATGGAGGCAGAAGCTACAGTTCTGCTCTCCAACAGTGCCTTAGATGGTCAGCCCGAGGTACCTGCAGAACCCCTGGATGCAGAGGGCTTTCTCAAAGTAGCCTCTGAAAATTCTCTGCACCTTGAAGTGGAGACCGTTACCATAAACCCTGATGATCCTGGCCAGGAGGAGTCAGGGGGGAACGCTGCACCCCATTCATCTGGTGACCCCTTCCCTCCTGCGCCAGGAGGCCTTACTGAACCAGAAATGCAAGCAGATGGGGAAGCTGCACTTCAACAGGTTTGA